One genomic window of Lytechinus variegatus isolate NC3 chromosome 1, Lvar_3.0, whole genome shotgun sequence includes the following:
- the LOC121418040 gene encoding glutathione hydrolase 7-like isoform X2, with product MASGDLGIPSSSSLNPEGLEIRIAPPKQDKHALINPKERAPLKENVIVQQELICGYDGLRFIIVTSLVFALAVTIGMVISIIAGIRQVDPHGAIATDVEVCSDIGADVLKRGGHAVDAAVAAAFCLGVVHGHYSGLGGGGFLLVGNPITNELNGFDFRETAPSSSSGNMFENNPQAALQGGLAVATPGELKGLEAAWKQYGKLKWSELVEPSIQLAENGFQITQQLAADISEADFSWMSESLRELFEKKKFNDTIQRPSLANLLRLIAKQGSDVLYNNDTIAQQIIDTVGGAGGILSLEDIHTYTSQPATPIQSSYKLHRIFSMPSPSSGASILSSLHTMSALNLSISSDTPASSYHQVIEISKFIAAMARQLGDPRQTPDSANLTDSMLSDNTTERIRNMVNDTATYDYTYYFQGDVFQQLYATQATSLVSVADGNNNLVSLTSTLNSPFGSGLMTPDGIILNNAMNSFNWDGKYLTPNTVVPQANAISPGRRPMSNMAPLLTWSEESPCLARYAITGIGPTSIQSAPVDVALKLLSLNVSLSNDVERDNRIFPSLYQNLVNVEDGLSPSIQEGLEELGHVVQSRRYRLGVVNVASEAKDKLTAHSDTRRLGAKASDF from the exons ATAAACATGCCCTCATCAATCCAAAGGAGAGAGCAccattgaaagaaaatgtaattGTCCAACAGGAGTTGATATGTGGTTATGATGGCCTGCGATTCATCATCGTCACATCTCTGGTGTTTGCTTTGGCTGTGACTATTGGCATGGTCATATCTATCATTGCTGGAATTAGACAG GTCGACCCGCACGGTGCAATAGCCACTGATGTTGAAGTGTGTTCAGACATCGGAGCAGACGTGCTGAAGCGTGGAGGGCATGCAGTTGATGCAGCGGTTGCAGCAGCGTTTTGTCTTGGAGTAGTACATGGTCATTACTCAGGATTAGGAGG TGGTGGTTTTCTGCTGGTAGGTAACCCCATTACCAACGAACTAAATGGGTTTGATTTCAGGGAGACAGCACCGTCTAGTAGCAGTGGTAACATGTTTGAAAACAACCCACAAGCAGCTCTACAG GGAGGCTTAGCTGTTGCTACACCTGGTGAGCTGAAAGGATTAGAAGCAGCATGGAAACAATATGGAAA GTTGAAATGGTCAGAGTTGGTAGAGCCATCAATTCAACTGGCTGAAAATGGATTTCAAATCACTCAACAGCTGG CTGCTGACATCAGCGAGGCAGATTTCTCTTGGATGTCGGAGTCATTACGTGAGCTctttgaaaagaagaaattcaatGATACCATCCAGAGACCTTCTCTTGCCAATCTCTTGAGATTAATCGCTAAACAAGGATCAGATGTACTATACAACAATGATACCATTGCACAACAGATCATAGATACG gTTGGAGGTGCGGGAGGCATCCTCAGTCTTGAAGACATACACACGTACACCAGCCAGCCAGCCACGCCCATCCAGTCTTCCTACAAACTCCATCGTATCTTCAGCATGCCATCCCCCAGCTCAGGGGCATCCATCCTCTCTTCCCTACATACCATGTCTGCTCTCAACCTATCCATCTCGAGCGACACGCCCGCATCGAGCTACCATCAAGTCATCGAAATATCCAAATTCATCGCCGCCATGGCACGCCAACTTGGTGACCCTCGGCAGACTCCCGACAGTGCAAACTTGACGGATTCTATGCTGAGTGACAATACCACAGAGCGAATCCGAAACATGGTGAACGATACCGCAACTTACGATTACACATATTACTTTCAAGGGGACGTCTTCCAACAGCTGTATGCAACTCAAGCCACATCTTTAGTGTCTGTTGCTGATGGGAATAACAACCTTGTGTCACTTACAAG TACTCTCAACTCTCCGTTTGGTTCTGGTTTGATGACACCTGATGGGATTATTCTAAACAATGCAATGAACAGCTTCAATTGGGATGGGAAATACTTGACACCAAATACAGTCGTTCCTCAG GCTAACGCAATATCACCAGGTCGACGTCCAATGTCCAACATGGCTCCATTGCTCACATGGAGTGAAGAGAGTCCTTGCCTCGCTCGGTATGCCATCACTGGAATAGGACCAACATCCATTCAGTCAGCACCAGTAGATGTAGCTCTAAAGCTCTTATCATTAAACGTGTCTCTCTCGAACGATGTTGAACGTGACAACAGGATATTTCCCTCACTTTACCAAAACCTAGTGAATGTTGAAG ATGGTCTAAGTCCTTCGATACAGGAAGGTTTAGAAGAGCTAGGACATGTAGTGCAATCAAGAAGATATCGCCTAGGTGTTGTCAATGTTGCTTCTGAAGCCAAAGATAAACTCACAGCTCACTCTGATACCAGAAGATTAGGTGCCAAAGCATCAGATTTTTAG
- the LOC121418040 gene encoding glutathione hydrolase 7-like isoform X3 — MANVQGGVEKSNDKHALINPKERAPLKENVIVQQELICGYDGLRFIIVTSLVFALAVTIGMVISIIAGIRQVDPHGAIATDVEVCSDIGADVLKRGGHAVDAAVAAAFCLGVVHGHYSGLGGGGFLLVGNPITNELNGFDFRETAPSSSSGNMFENNPQAALQGGLAVATPGELKGLEAAWKQYGKLKWSELVEPSIQLAENGFQITQQLAADISEADFSWMSESLRELFEKKKFNDTIQRPSLANLLRLIAKQGSDVLYNNDTIAQQIIDTVGGAGGILSLEDIHTYTSQPATPIQSSYKLHRIFSMPSPSSGASILSSLHTMSALNLSISSDTPASSYHQVIEISKFIAAMARQLGDPRQTPDSANLTDSMLSDNTTERIRNMVNDTATYDYTYYFQGDVFQQLYATQATSLVSVADGNNNLVSLTSTLNSPFGSGLMTPDGIILNNAMNSFNWDGKYLTPNTVVPQANAISPGRRPMSNMAPLLTWSEESPCLARYAITGIGPTSIQSAPVDVALKLLSLNVSLSNDVERDNRIFPSLYQNLVNVEDGLSPSIQEGLEELGHVVQSRRYRLGVVNVASEAKDKLTAHSDTRRLGAKASDF; from the exons ATAAACATGCCCTCATCAATCCAAAGGAGAGAGCAccattgaaagaaaatgtaattGTCCAACAGGAGTTGATATGTGGTTATGATGGCCTGCGATTCATCATCGTCACATCTCTGGTGTTTGCTTTGGCTGTGACTATTGGCATGGTCATATCTATCATTGCTGGAATTAGACAG GTCGACCCGCACGGTGCAATAGCCACTGATGTTGAAGTGTGTTCAGACATCGGAGCAGACGTGCTGAAGCGTGGAGGGCATGCAGTTGATGCAGCGGTTGCAGCAGCGTTTTGTCTTGGAGTAGTACATGGTCATTACTCAGGATTAGGAGG TGGTGGTTTTCTGCTGGTAGGTAACCCCATTACCAACGAACTAAATGGGTTTGATTTCAGGGAGACAGCACCGTCTAGTAGCAGTGGTAACATGTTTGAAAACAACCCACAAGCAGCTCTACAG GGAGGCTTAGCTGTTGCTACACCTGGTGAGCTGAAAGGATTAGAAGCAGCATGGAAACAATATGGAAA GTTGAAATGGTCAGAGTTGGTAGAGCCATCAATTCAACTGGCTGAAAATGGATTTCAAATCACTCAACAGCTGG CTGCTGACATCAGCGAGGCAGATTTCTCTTGGATGTCGGAGTCATTACGTGAGCTctttgaaaagaagaaattcaatGATACCATCCAGAGACCTTCTCTTGCCAATCTCTTGAGATTAATCGCTAAACAAGGATCAGATGTACTATACAACAATGATACCATTGCACAACAGATCATAGATACG gTTGGAGGTGCGGGAGGCATCCTCAGTCTTGAAGACATACACACGTACACCAGCCAGCCAGCCACGCCCATCCAGTCTTCCTACAAACTCCATCGTATCTTCAGCATGCCATCCCCCAGCTCAGGGGCATCCATCCTCTCTTCCCTACATACCATGTCTGCTCTCAACCTATCCATCTCGAGCGACACGCCCGCATCGAGCTACCATCAAGTCATCGAAATATCCAAATTCATCGCCGCCATGGCACGCCAACTTGGTGACCCTCGGCAGACTCCCGACAGTGCAAACTTGACGGATTCTATGCTGAGTGACAATACCACAGAGCGAATCCGAAACATGGTGAACGATACCGCAACTTACGATTACACATATTACTTTCAAGGGGACGTCTTCCAACAGCTGTATGCAACTCAAGCCACATCTTTAGTGTCTGTTGCTGATGGGAATAACAACCTTGTGTCACTTACAAG TACTCTCAACTCTCCGTTTGGTTCTGGTTTGATGACACCTGATGGGATTATTCTAAACAATGCAATGAACAGCTTCAATTGGGATGGGAAATACTTGACACCAAATACAGTCGTTCCTCAG GCTAACGCAATATCACCAGGTCGACGTCCAATGTCCAACATGGCTCCATTGCTCACATGGAGTGAAGAGAGTCCTTGCCTCGCTCGGTATGCCATCACTGGAATAGGACCAACATCCATTCAGTCAGCACCAGTAGATGTAGCTCTAAAGCTCTTATCATTAAACGTGTCTCTCTCGAACGATGTTGAACGTGACAACAGGATATTTCCCTCACTTTACCAAAACCTAGTGAATGTTGAAG ATGGTCTAAGTCCTTCGATACAGGAAGGTTTAGAAGAGCTAGGACATGTAGTGCAATCAAGAAGATATCGCCTAGGTGTTGTCAATGTTGCTTCTGAAGCCAAAGATAAACTCACAGCTCACTCTGATACCAGAAGATTAGGTGCCAAAGCATCAGATTTTTAG
- the LOC121418040 gene encoding glutathione hydrolase 7-like isoform X1, producing the protein MKNSGSEMKEVNFSLLKQDEDSDDLLYDSVNSLELDRLNLSDKHALINPKERAPLKENVIVQQELICGYDGLRFIIVTSLVFALAVTIGMVISIIAGIRQVDPHGAIATDVEVCSDIGADVLKRGGHAVDAAVAAAFCLGVVHGHYSGLGGGGFLLVGNPITNELNGFDFRETAPSSSSGNMFENNPQAALQGGLAVATPGELKGLEAAWKQYGKLKWSELVEPSIQLAENGFQITQQLAADISEADFSWMSESLRELFEKKKFNDTIQRPSLANLLRLIAKQGSDVLYNNDTIAQQIIDTVGGAGGILSLEDIHTYTSQPATPIQSSYKLHRIFSMPSPSSGASILSSLHTMSALNLSISSDTPASSYHQVIEISKFIAAMARQLGDPRQTPDSANLTDSMLSDNTTERIRNMVNDTATYDYTYYFQGDVFQQLYATQATSLVSVADGNNNLVSLTSTLNSPFGSGLMTPDGIILNNAMNSFNWDGKYLTPNTVVPQANAISPGRRPMSNMAPLLTWSEESPCLARYAITGIGPTSIQSAPVDVALKLLSLNVSLSNDVERDNRIFPSLYQNLVNVEDGLSPSIQEGLEELGHVVQSRRYRLGVVNVASEAKDKLTAHSDTRRLGAKASDF; encoded by the exons ATAAACATGCCCTCATCAATCCAAAGGAGAGAGCAccattgaaagaaaatgtaattGTCCAACAGGAGTTGATATGTGGTTATGATGGCCTGCGATTCATCATCGTCACATCTCTGGTGTTTGCTTTGGCTGTGACTATTGGCATGGTCATATCTATCATTGCTGGAATTAGACAG GTCGACCCGCACGGTGCAATAGCCACTGATGTTGAAGTGTGTTCAGACATCGGAGCAGACGTGCTGAAGCGTGGAGGGCATGCAGTTGATGCAGCGGTTGCAGCAGCGTTTTGTCTTGGAGTAGTACATGGTCATTACTCAGGATTAGGAGG TGGTGGTTTTCTGCTGGTAGGTAACCCCATTACCAACGAACTAAATGGGTTTGATTTCAGGGAGACAGCACCGTCTAGTAGCAGTGGTAACATGTTTGAAAACAACCCACAAGCAGCTCTACAG GGAGGCTTAGCTGTTGCTACACCTGGTGAGCTGAAAGGATTAGAAGCAGCATGGAAACAATATGGAAA GTTGAAATGGTCAGAGTTGGTAGAGCCATCAATTCAACTGGCTGAAAATGGATTTCAAATCACTCAACAGCTGG CTGCTGACATCAGCGAGGCAGATTTCTCTTGGATGTCGGAGTCATTACGTGAGCTctttgaaaagaagaaattcaatGATACCATCCAGAGACCTTCTCTTGCCAATCTCTTGAGATTAATCGCTAAACAAGGATCAGATGTACTATACAACAATGATACCATTGCACAACAGATCATAGATACG gTTGGAGGTGCGGGAGGCATCCTCAGTCTTGAAGACATACACACGTACACCAGCCAGCCAGCCACGCCCATCCAGTCTTCCTACAAACTCCATCGTATCTTCAGCATGCCATCCCCCAGCTCAGGGGCATCCATCCTCTCTTCCCTACATACCATGTCTGCTCTCAACCTATCCATCTCGAGCGACACGCCCGCATCGAGCTACCATCAAGTCATCGAAATATCCAAATTCATCGCCGCCATGGCACGCCAACTTGGTGACCCTCGGCAGACTCCCGACAGTGCAAACTTGACGGATTCTATGCTGAGTGACAATACCACAGAGCGAATCCGAAACATGGTGAACGATACCGCAACTTACGATTACACATATTACTTTCAAGGGGACGTCTTCCAACAGCTGTATGCAACTCAAGCCACATCTTTAGTGTCTGTTGCTGATGGGAATAACAACCTTGTGTCACTTACAAG TACTCTCAACTCTCCGTTTGGTTCTGGTTTGATGACACCTGATGGGATTATTCTAAACAATGCAATGAACAGCTTCAATTGGGATGGGAAATACTTGACACCAAATACAGTCGTTCCTCAG GCTAACGCAATATCACCAGGTCGACGTCCAATGTCCAACATGGCTCCATTGCTCACATGGAGTGAAGAGAGTCCTTGCCTCGCTCGGTATGCCATCACTGGAATAGGACCAACATCCATTCAGTCAGCACCAGTAGATGTAGCTCTAAAGCTCTTATCATTAAACGTGTCTCTCTCGAACGATGTTGAACGTGACAACAGGATATTTCCCTCACTTTACCAAAACCTAGTGAATGTTGAAG ATGGTCTAAGTCCTTCGATACAGGAAGGTTTAGAAGAGCTAGGACATGTAGTGCAATCAAGAAGATATCGCCTAGGTGTTGTCAATGTTGCTTCTGAAGCCAAAGATAAACTCACAGCTCACTCTGATACCAGAAGATTAGGTGCCAAAGCATCAGATTTTTAG
- the LOC121418040 gene encoding glutathione hydrolase 7-like isoform X4, which yields MGIFSKADKHALINPKERAPLKENVIVQQELICGYDGLRFIIVTSLVFALAVTIGMVISIIAGIRQVDPHGAIATDVEVCSDIGADVLKRGGHAVDAAVAAAFCLGVVHGHYSGLGGGGFLLVGNPITNELNGFDFRETAPSSSSGNMFENNPQAALQGGLAVATPGELKGLEAAWKQYGKLKWSELVEPSIQLAENGFQITQQLAADISEADFSWMSESLRELFEKKKFNDTIQRPSLANLLRLIAKQGSDVLYNNDTIAQQIIDTVGGAGGILSLEDIHTYTSQPATPIQSSYKLHRIFSMPSPSSGASILSSLHTMSALNLSISSDTPASSYHQVIEISKFIAAMARQLGDPRQTPDSANLTDSMLSDNTTERIRNMVNDTATYDYTYYFQGDVFQQLYATQATSLVSVADGNNNLVSLTSTLNSPFGSGLMTPDGIILNNAMNSFNWDGKYLTPNTVVPQANAISPGRRPMSNMAPLLTWSEESPCLARYAITGIGPTSIQSAPVDVALKLLSLNVSLSNDVERDNRIFPSLYQNLVNVEDGLSPSIQEGLEELGHVVQSRRYRLGVVNVASEAKDKLTAHSDTRRLGAKASDF from the exons ATAAACATGCCCTCATCAATCCAAAGGAGAGAGCAccattgaaagaaaatgtaattGTCCAACAGGAGTTGATATGTGGTTATGATGGCCTGCGATTCATCATCGTCACATCTCTGGTGTTTGCTTTGGCTGTGACTATTGGCATGGTCATATCTATCATTGCTGGAATTAGACAG GTCGACCCGCACGGTGCAATAGCCACTGATGTTGAAGTGTGTTCAGACATCGGAGCAGACGTGCTGAAGCGTGGAGGGCATGCAGTTGATGCAGCGGTTGCAGCAGCGTTTTGTCTTGGAGTAGTACATGGTCATTACTCAGGATTAGGAGG TGGTGGTTTTCTGCTGGTAGGTAACCCCATTACCAACGAACTAAATGGGTTTGATTTCAGGGAGACAGCACCGTCTAGTAGCAGTGGTAACATGTTTGAAAACAACCCACAAGCAGCTCTACAG GGAGGCTTAGCTGTTGCTACACCTGGTGAGCTGAAAGGATTAGAAGCAGCATGGAAACAATATGGAAA GTTGAAATGGTCAGAGTTGGTAGAGCCATCAATTCAACTGGCTGAAAATGGATTTCAAATCACTCAACAGCTGG CTGCTGACATCAGCGAGGCAGATTTCTCTTGGATGTCGGAGTCATTACGTGAGCTctttgaaaagaagaaattcaatGATACCATCCAGAGACCTTCTCTTGCCAATCTCTTGAGATTAATCGCTAAACAAGGATCAGATGTACTATACAACAATGATACCATTGCACAACAGATCATAGATACG gTTGGAGGTGCGGGAGGCATCCTCAGTCTTGAAGACATACACACGTACACCAGCCAGCCAGCCACGCCCATCCAGTCTTCCTACAAACTCCATCGTATCTTCAGCATGCCATCCCCCAGCTCAGGGGCATCCATCCTCTCTTCCCTACATACCATGTCTGCTCTCAACCTATCCATCTCGAGCGACACGCCCGCATCGAGCTACCATCAAGTCATCGAAATATCCAAATTCATCGCCGCCATGGCACGCCAACTTGGTGACCCTCGGCAGACTCCCGACAGTGCAAACTTGACGGATTCTATGCTGAGTGACAATACCACAGAGCGAATCCGAAACATGGTGAACGATACCGCAACTTACGATTACACATATTACTTTCAAGGGGACGTCTTCCAACAGCTGTATGCAACTCAAGCCACATCTTTAGTGTCTGTTGCTGATGGGAATAACAACCTTGTGTCACTTACAAG TACTCTCAACTCTCCGTTTGGTTCTGGTTTGATGACACCTGATGGGATTATTCTAAACAATGCAATGAACAGCTTCAATTGGGATGGGAAATACTTGACACCAAATACAGTCGTTCCTCAG GCTAACGCAATATCACCAGGTCGACGTCCAATGTCCAACATGGCTCCATTGCTCACATGGAGTGAAGAGAGTCCTTGCCTCGCTCGGTATGCCATCACTGGAATAGGACCAACATCCATTCAGTCAGCACCAGTAGATGTAGCTCTAAAGCTCTTATCATTAAACGTGTCTCTCTCGAACGATGTTGAACGTGACAACAGGATATTTCCCTCACTTTACCAAAACCTAGTGAATGTTGAAG ATGGTCTAAGTCCTTCGATACAGGAAGGTTTAGAAGAGCTAGGACATGTAGTGCAATCAAGAAGATATCGCCTAGGTGTTGTCAATGTTGCTTCTGAAGCCAAAGATAAACTCACAGCTCACTCTGATACCAGAAGATTAGGTGCCAAAGCATCAGATTTTTAG